A region of the Lathyrus oleraceus cultivar Zhongwan6 unplaced genomic scaffold, CAAS_Psat_ZW6_1.0 chrUn1055, whole genome shotgun sequence genome:
gtgatgtgttgctagataccgctcactgtttattatgttaaatacgtgatttaatataattgccaatgctgcgaaaacctacagggtcacacacaaaggacggattgatgagagataaagtaactaaggaacaccgtaaggtacggttcacttaagtgaattctagaacatcgtaaggtacggtgtacttaagtagaatatgaaatatggtaaggtaccacgcgcttaagtgaatttggcatattataagatatgggccacatacacttaagttggctttttagcttgaagcccacacaagtggttctataaatagaacccttgtgtagaagcattaagcagttgcaatttcgtttctctctctctgtctctctctcactcaaagccttcattcgtagcagctagcattgagattgaaggattccgttcatgtggactgagtagaggcgttgtcatcgttcaacgttcgtgatcgctccgtagatctgcatcaaaggttacaatcgccacaagaggtaacgattctatcactgatcatgcccattcgtaaggatcattaaaggagaaactttaaattccgctgcattttggatcgcccttctccttcactAGTAAGGTGTGCCCATCTCCATAATCTGTCTATGTTTTCCCTCGACTACTCCATTCTGATGGGAGGTGTGTGGACATATCAAACCATGAGCAAACCCTTGTTCATTAGGAAATTTTGTGAAATGTATGAATTCACCACCAAAATATGATTGTATTGCCTTGATCTTGCCATTGAACTGAGTAGACACATAGATTTGAAATAACTTTAATGCACTTAATTCATACTTTTATGCTTGAGTAAATAGATCTAAGTGTACCTAGGAAAAGAATCAATAAAAGCAATATAATAAGAGTATTTATTGCTTGAAGGTGTAGGTGATGATCCCCATAAATCAATATGGACAAGTTCAAACAAAATAATGTGCTTGGTTTTGGATAATGGTGCATATAATTTGCGAGGTTTTCCAAGACAACAAGAATGGAATAAATCAAGAGTTTCTTTATTATTGACAGAAACTTTACACATGTTCAACACTTTATGAATGGATTTGGAATGAGCATAACCAAGCATGCCACATGGAAATTTTAGCCAAGCCTAGACTATATAGTTTATCAGTAGTTACATGCTTATTTGAAACTACTAATCTATTAACTATATGGCTTACATTATATGCCTTGTGCTTCAGGCTACACTTTGAAGATTACACATTCATATTGTTGAAGCAATATAGCCCATTTTCATCTAGGAAACCTTCAAACAATACTTGGTTAGACGTCTGAGATTTCATAAAGAATTTGTTAGGATGGAACTCAAAATATACTTGGTTATCTTTGGCTTACATTAACTATATGACTTACATTATATGCCTTGTGCTTCAGGTTACACCTTGAAGATTACACATTCATATTGTTGAAGCAATATAGCCTACTTTCATCTAGGAAACCTTTAAACAATACTTGGTTAGATGCCTGAGATTTCATAAAGAATTTATTAAGATGGAAATAAAAATATACTTGGTTATCTTTGGAAAAATTTGAAACTGAATTGAGATTTCTAGTTATTTTGGGCACATGTAAAAGATTTGCTAATTGTAAGCAGGAAGTTGACACAAGATATGATTGAAAATTGGTGTTTCCCACTCCTCGAACTTCTAAGCTATAAGAATTTCAATAACTACTTTATTTGGTACAACACATGATTTAATATATTTCAAGTTTGAAGGGTTAGAAGTTGTATGGTGAGATGCAACTGAGTCTGCAAACCATGCTTGAGACTCAAGTCCTTAGATAGCTACAAGAATCCTGATGAGAAAGATAGGCATTTGTTGGTGCAACTAATTGATTCTTGTTTCCTTCTTAAGCATGATTTATGCTGGTGGAGGTAGTGGCTTGTGCTGGTGTTGTAGGTTCAAACTATTCATCAAACCTATGGCAACAATCCATCAGTGCATGCCCATACTTGTTGCAAATTTGACATGTTGGACGATTTCCAGTTGTGTAGTTTGATCAGTTTCGACCTCTTCGTCTAGAAGGTTTCCCTCTACCATGTGAATGATGACTTAAGCCTCCAGAATTAGCAGGTTTGATAGACTGATTATGAACCCCAACTTGAACAATATTGTCGTGGCAATAGAGGCATCAAGTTCTTGACGATTTTTGTCAAGTTGATCTTCTTGAATATACAACAAGCCTTACACTTCATAGATGTCCATTGGACCAGTCTTACCATGTACCATCAAGATGAAAGGATTGTACTCTTCAGGAAGTCCCTGAAGTATTGAATAAATTGGATCACACTCCAAGATTGGACCTTCAATAGCAGCGAGTGAATCTACAATAGCTTTGATGCAAAGAACAAATTCGGAGATTGTTTTGGTTCCTTTCTTGCTCATCTTTAACTCTGCACTAAGTGGATGAACACATGCTTTCATTTGAGCATTGTAATACTAGTGTACTTTATCCCAAACCTCATATGCGTGTTCACATGAGAGTACTCTAGGAAGCACAAGTTCATAGATTGTTGACAACAACCAAGTGAACAAGGCTTGATCTTACACAATCCACTCCCTCTAAGATTCAAATACAATGTTTTCCATATGATCATTTTCAATTTTGAACATTGGTGGAATTCGATGGTTTACAACAATCTTGTTGAGTTTGTCTGACAAACTTACACCTTTAACTTGTTGATACCATAATAGAAAGTTGCTTTCTTAAAGTTTAATTGAGAGTTATGGAGCAAATGTTTTTTTTGAACCTGTAAATGCCATGACTTTTGACGTAGTTTGTGAAGTATGAACTTCATGTTGCAGACCTTGTGGTGAAGTTTCAAGATTCACCATTATTGATTCTCTGAATTCCAATGGAgatatgatatgaatgttgaAAAGGAAGCTTCTTTGAAGCTTTGATCAATGTAGTTTGGTTGCAATTATTTCTTACAACTGTGACTTCAGTTTCTTTGGAAAAAAAATCAATGATTGTAAAGAGGAGCTCAGTTTCTCTGAAAATAAAACCTCCTTGTTGAACGCAATGAAGAAGAAGATTTCAGTTTCTTTGAAATTGAAGATTTGTGCTGAACAAGATGATGATGGTGAAAGAAAGAGAATGATGCAACGATTTTTTTTACGGTCCCCTTATACTATGATACCATGTTTGATGAGAAAACTCTCATGATATGGATGAATATATTCATGGTGAAGCATGATGTGAGGGAGATCAAGCTTACCTTGTTGAATGATTATTTCATATTAATGAGTAAAGCCTATGATTTTCATATTTGTACACAACATGCAAAGGGTAAAAATTAGTTATGCTTTTGTAACTTACATAACTAACTTCCTAACTATCATTTATTCTACCTAACTATTCTATAGTATGTGCGTTAACAAAATAGTTTTGATAGTTAAAATTTTGATAGAAAGATAAGGAAAATCCAATAAAATTACATCACCTTGGATTTGAACTCAAATTCTTAAAAAAAACTTTGTTTttaaataaaatcaataaaaaaacatgaaataTTACGATTCATCATGTCATCAAAGATTACACAGAACTAAAAGATAACATAGTAAAAAAATACTCCCTCtgttcctttttaagtgtcactttcttgataaattttttgtttctttttaattgtctATTACAAAGTTCAAGATAGTATTAAATGCACTCTTGTCAAAATTACCCATATGTAATTATTACAGAGAGAGGAAAAGTAAAACGAATGTAGTATTTAATTAggggtattataggtaaaaggAGAATTATTGTTTAAAAAGTAACAAGAATGATTATCTTTCTTGatatgtgtaaaaagtcaaaaaatgacacttaaaaaaGAAAGGAGGGAGTATAGTTCGTTTTGAAGGAATAATTTTAAAAGTATAATACTGGATCACAATCAAACAAAGTTGGAAAATTCAAGAATGATTGGCTAGTGGCAATAAACTCTTCATTTTAATTGGTCAACCTTGCAAACTATGGAAGACAAAGTCCACATTGTTATAGCTGACATTTTTTGGTGAATCTTACAATGCCGTATTTGGCCACCTCCATACAAACACAAAAAATAACTATTTTCTAAATTCCAAAACTTTGATTGAATTAAAGAATGACTTAATTGATGTCTAATTGTGTATAAAAATCATCTAtgcatattctttctttttcGATCTATTGATCTAATGAGCAAAAATTCTATTTTTTCTCTCTATTGTGTATAAGATTTCATTTCTTTTAAATGAGATATTGCGAGTTCAATTTTGTAATTTAATATTTATACAGTTATTAGTTGAATTAAATTAACAAGACTAAAATACTTATATTCTaatcattattatatatttatatttttatgattaaaaaagTTAATTTAATAAGAGAACAACACATTGCAAACGCACATTAAAGAgttttttttccaaaaaattacAAATAAGAGTTCTTTTCAATTTTAATTATAAATCAAGACCATGAAATTTGCAATAATTACATACAAATGTTACACAAAATAATCTTGGAaataaaaaatagttttaattaTATTTGAAGATATATTTGAAATGAATATTGTTAAATATGTCTTAGATTTCTATTTCTGAAAAACCTAAAGTTTCAAAACATAATTATAATGCTTAAACATTCAAAGTTTAAAAAAGaatattaattcatattttaTTCTAAAAGACTTTATGGTCATTAACATTATATCATTAAAATTAgtaaatttaattaatttaaaaattcCTTTTGTATTTTTATACTATAGTTAAAAATAACATTTAATCAACTGATATTTTTATTCCATTAATTTTTTATCTacaataaataattaaaaatatattgacacaaaaatatttatattatattaaaattaaaaaataacatataaataaaatttaatttaaaaataaaataaaaaagaacaTGAAAATAATAGAAATATTTCAATGCATAAAACAGTATTTTAAAAATCAGATCGGATCGATCGATTGAATTGGTTAAATCGAGAATCAGATAAGTCATCGGTTTGGTCTGATTCCTAGATCGGATAAACTATTGAATCACTGAGAACATGctaaaattcataaaaaatcgGGAAGAATAAGTGAATCAACAAGTTTGGAAAATCGACAGATTAATGCTTAATTTTTTCTAGACAAAACGACATCgttttaataattaaaaaatttaaaatataaataaatcTTATTCAAAAACATATTTGGAACAACTTtcttttatttaaattaaatggATAGACATTGTAGTTATTTtgttatttaatttattttgcaattagACTATGTTCAATACTTATTTTAGTTTATATTCTATATTATTTTATATGTGATAATTATAtttaaattttgaatttaaaaaataaatttataaaattatgatattttgaaattttaaaattttaaaatttatgtACATGTCATACAGATTATTGATTAGATTGTTGTAATATCTATATGAATTTTATTATAAAGATCtatttatttaatcaattatTCAATTTAATCCAATTTAATGATTCAGTTTGATATATGATGGAATGATTCGACCCTAAAACAATAATCCAATACCTTTATCACTTTGccaatttttaaaaaattggcTTTTTATGTGCATTTTTTCTTATATGCCGGTTTGCAGAAAAATCAAGAAATTCATTAGCTGgatagaaaaatataatatttataaaCTACTAATACATATAAACAACACTTATCTTTAACCTCaaaaaaacagaagaaaaaaaaccttaaaaaaacTATGGATATCCTTAACCAAAATGAATCTCCACAAACATGTCCTCAACAATGTTGTTGCACAACCTCAATTTTCACCTCACCAAATTCTCAAACCACAAAATCACCAAAACACAGAAACAGTTCATCAGAATGTCGTCACACTTTTGCATCCTCAACAACATCCTTAATCTTTCCAAACACTCATTTCACAAACCATGAATCTCTTCCATCTCTTCAAGAATCATTCATTGAATTCAACAAGGTTTATCCTCAATACTCCGAGACAGAACAGGTTGATCATGTTAGAGCTAAGGAATACTCTCATCTTTCGTTTTCTAATCATACTTGTCTTGATTATATCGGTATTGGTCTTTTTTCTTACTCTCAAATGCAACATCATGTTCATGATTCGTCGAAAACTGAACTTTCGGTTCATCAAAAGACACAAGATTATTTACCTCGGTTTACTGATATGCATATGCCCTTCTTTAGTATCTCCTGCAAGACTGGATTTTTGAAGACTTTACTTCTTCATGGTGGAAAAGATTCCGAATTTGAGTCTGCAATGAGAAAAAGAATCATGAATTACCTTAATATATCAGAAAATGATTACTTCATGGTTTTCACAGCTAATAGAACATCAGCTTTCAAACTTGTAGCAGATTGTTATAATTTCCAAAAGAGTAGAAAGCTTTTAACAGTTTATGACCACGAGAGCGAAGCGATTGAAGCGATGATTAGTTCGTCGGAAAAACGAGGAGCGAAAGCTATGTCTGCTGAGTTTTCATGGCCAAGGCTAAGAATTCAGTCAACAAAGTTGAGGAAAATGATTGTGAGtaaaagaaagaagaagaagaacatGAAGGGTCTTTTTGTTTTGCCTCTTCATTCGAGAGTAACGGGATCGAGGTATCCTTATATTTGGATTAGTATAGCACAAGAGAATGGTTGGAATGTTTTGGTTGATGCTTGTGCATTAGGATCAAAGGATATGGATTGTTTCGGTCTTTCGCTTTTTCAGCCTGATTTTCTTATCTGTTCTTGTTATAAAGTTTTTGGCGAAAACCCTTCTGGATTCGGTTGCCTTTTCATCAAGAAAACTTCGATTTCTATGTTGGAAACAAATTCGTCTGTCGGAATAGTAAATCTTGTACCAGAAAAAAATCGACAAGAAGAACCATTTTATTTGACATCTTTAGCTGCAAAATTTGAGAAAGGAGAAGCATCTGAGATTAAGATCATAGATCAATATGAAGAGTCAAAACCATCGCAAAGGTTCGAAATCGAGGAAGTGGATGATAAGAAAGTTCAAATCCTTCAAAAGGGTGTTAAAGAAAGTGAGAAAAACGAAAACTTTGATATTGAATGCAAGTGTTTAGACCAAGTTGATTCATTAGGATTGATACTGATTAACGATCGGGCGAGGTATTTGATTAACTGGTTGGTGAATTCGATGTCGAAGCTTAAGCATCCTAACACAGAAGGTGTTCCTCTAGTGAAGATTTACGGTCCAAAAGTTAAATTTGATAGAGGACCAGCAATTGCATTCAATGTATTCGATTGGAAAGGCGAAAAAGTTGAACCTGTTCTTGTTCAGAAGCTTGCTGACAGAAGCAGTATTTCGATTAGCTATGGATTGTTGCATCATATATGGTTTGCAGATAAGTATGGAGatgaaaaaaagaaagaaaaggaaaaagatGGAATAAGTGTTGTTACTGCTGCATTAGgctttttggcaaattttgaagATGTCTATAAGCTGTGGTGTTTTGTTGCTAGGTTTcttgatgctgattttgttgagaAGGAGAGGTGGAGATATACTGCTCTCAATCAGAAAACAGTTGAAGTTTAAATCATTGTTTTCAAATAGCGACGCTATAGCACTATTGTTCTACGATGCGCTATTTTCTGTGATCTGTGATTGACAACATTGGTTTAAGTTCTATTATGTTTCATTCTTTTGGATTGTTTGTATTAGGGGAGTCTATAGAGTTTGAATTTTGATGAAATTTCATGTATCAGGAAATTTGATTCATTGAGGATCATATTCATTCATTTGTTTAATGAGATCAGAAACTATGTTGATTATTGTTCAATTCAGAACTAGAAATGATTGACGGAATGATTTAATGATGAGGTAATGCCTCGTTGGGATGAATTTGTGCCTCCGGTGCAGTGCTGAAGGGACTTTTGCAAGATTAACACTTTTAACACTCAAGTGAGTGAGAGAGAATGTTAATGTGAAAGTGATAATGGATTTGAATATAATGACGCGTTTTTCTCTTTATATACTTACATTCCTTGTTTCCATGTTTAGAACTGGATTTGCTATAGTAACAGTTCTGTACTACCAAATGAATTAAGCCAGGTCCATAGTAACTAAACAACTGACATTGAAGGGAAAGTTGCAGCAAGAAATACAAAGCAAAATCTGATTTTAATTCTAGGGGAAAAATATCTGCAAATTGAACTCATGTTCTAACCACATAAAGAAGTATTATTAGTTCTAAATAGAATGAAAATAAGACTGATCTTGTCAGCTTGTACATGATGAGAAATATTTGTTCCCTCTAGTAGGAGATAAGGAAGTTGGTAGAGGTCATGTGAACCAAGTGTTCCTTTGAAAAGGACTTCAATGGATTTTACAAGCCAAAAATTTGGATGGAATTCAAAGAAGAGACAATTATCACGAGCAAATTGACTGACACTTAGCAAGGTTCTCCAATTCAGCAGCCTCGCTTAGCCAAGTCAAAGTGAGCtcaaggcaaggcaaggcaagtCAGAATGCTCAAGTTGCTCTAAAATAGCAGTCTTGCTTAGCATAACACGACAAGATCAAAGCGAGATCTCTCTTTAAGCTAGCCAATGTGACAGAAAATTTCATATTGAAGAAACGTCAGTTCTCTAAGCGAGCTATCTGTCACTAAGTGAGCTTATGTTTTTAGGACTGATAT
Encoded here:
- the LOC127115099 gene encoding molybdenum cofactor sulfurase-like produces the protein MDILNQNESPQTCPQQCCCTTSIFTSPNSQTTKSPKHRNSSSECRHTFASSTTSLIFPNTHFTNHESLPSLQESFIEFNKVYPQYSETEQVDHVRAKEYSHLSFSNHTCLDYIGIGLFSYSQMQHHVHDSSKTELSVHQKTQDYLPRFTDMHMPFFSISCKTGFLKTLLLHGGKDSEFESAMRKRIMNYLNISENDYFMVFTANRTSAFKLVADCYNFQKSRKLLTVYDHESEAIEAMISSSEKRGAKAMSAEFSWPRLRIQSTKLRKMIVSKRKKKKNMKGLFVLPLHSRVTGSRYPYIWISIAQENGWNVLVDACALGSKDMDCFGLSLFQPDFLICSCYKVFGENPSGFGCLFIKKTSISMLETNSSVGIVNLVPEKNRQEEPFYLTSLAAKFEKGEASEIKIIDQYEESKPSQRFEIEEVDDKKVQILQKGVKESEKNENFDIECKCLDQVDSLGLILINDRARYLINWLVNSMSKLKHPNTEGVPLVKIYGPKVKFDRGPAIAFNVFDWKGEKVEPVLVQKLADRSSISISYGLLHHIWFADKYGDEKKKEKEKDGISVVTAALGFLANFEDVYKLWCFVARFLDADFVEKERWRYTALNQKTVEV